A segment of the Raphanus sativus cultivar WK10039 unplaced genomic scaffold, ASM80110v3 Scaffold0454, whole genome shotgun sequence genome:
TCACACGCCCATTCCCATTCTCCTCCACCTCCTTCAACACCTCCTCAGCCCCCGCCTCACTCGCCAACCCCCTAAACCTCAAATTCCCCTGACAAAGCGTCAACAAAACCGCCACGCAATTCTCACGCGCCGCCTCATCCTCTCCCCCTCCTCCTTCCCTAAGCTTCCCCACAAGAATCCCCACCGCGTTTCCTTCCAACATCGCGCTTTTCCCGTCAGGACAAGCCGCGATGTTGCACAGAACTAATAAAATCCGGCTCGTAGACTCCCCTGACCTAACCATCGACAGCAGAGTCGCCACCGCCCCCGCTCTAACCAGCCTCGTCCTATTACTCGGAATCAACGACAAATGATACAACGCAAGCGCCGCGTCTCCCTTCGCTCTCTCACTCTCCGAAGACCGAAGCGCGTGGAGAAGCGGCTCCACAGCTCCTAGCACGCCAATCACCATCTTGTTCTCATCCTCCAGCGCTAAACTAAACAAAGCTCCAGCAACATGCTCCTGCGCCTCCGCGGTTCCGGATTTCAACACGTCGATCAACAGAGGCACGAACCCTGACCTCACGATCCTCACCTTGTTCCGCTTCTCGAGCGAGAGGTTGACCAGAGACGCCGCGGCGTT
Coding sequences within it:
- the LOC108829057 gene encoding U-box domain-containing protein 41 produces the protein MFSSSSTTSSSSEIYAGSFSFSDHSSSSSPAMSPEEEEIYSKLRAADIFDHEQGLILLRKMTRSSEDLRVSLCTDRILSFLRQLLVSRYNLVQTNAAASLVNLSLEKRNKVRIVRSGFVPLLIDVLKSGTAEAQEHVAGALFSLALEDENKMVIGVLGAVEPLLHALRSSESERAKGDAALALYHLSLIPSNRTRLVRAGAVATLLSMVRSGESTSRILLVLCNIAACPDGKSAMLEGNAVGILVGKLREGGGGEDEAARENCVAVLLTLCQGNLRFRGLASEAGAEEVLKEVEENGNGRVKEKAGKILQAMRGGGESEYGENAEAREWNRMIEATGLSRTQFACTSQF